From the genome of Malus domestica chromosome 04, GDT2T_hap1, one region includes:
- the LOC103433791 gene encoding uncharacterized protein, whose product MEVGRRISASPRPCSGRRVVAKKRRGGSDGFVNSVKKLQRREISSKRDRAFGMSNSQERFRNMHLVEQYDTHDPKGHSSAILPFLMKRTKVIEIVSARDIVFALAHSGVCAAFSREKNERICFMNVSPDEVIRSLFYNKNNDSLITVSVYASDNFSSLKCRSTRIEYIRRGQPEAGFSLFESESLKWPGFVEFDDVNGKVLTYSAQDSIYKVFDLKNYTMLYSISDKHVQEIKISPGIMLLIYNRASSHVPLKILSIEDGTVLKDFNHLLHRNKKVDFIEQFNEKLLVKQENENLQILDVRNAELMEVSRTDFITPSAFIFLYENQLFLTFRNRLVSVWNFRGELVTAFEDHLLWHPDCNTNNIYITSDQDLIISYCKADTDDHWSEGNAGSIHVSNILTGKCLAKINPSNGDPKVDDTEGNTGSSRKLSNSSLVRSTVAEALEDVTALFYDEDRNEIYTGNRHGLVHVWSN is encoded by the exons ATGGAAGTGGGAAGGAGGATATCGGCGAGTCCTCGGCCGTGCTCGGGGCGGCGAGTGGTGGCGAAGAAGAGGAGGGGTGGTTCCGATGGGTTCGTTAACAGCGTGAAGAAGCTTCAGAGGCGTGAGATTTCTTCGAAGCGTGATCGGGCTTTTGGGATGAGCAATTCCCAGGAGAGGTTCCGCAACATGCACCTCGTG GAGCAATATGATACTCATGATCCCAAGGGGCATTCTTCGGCCATATTGCCTTTTCTGATGAAAAGGACAAAGGTCATTGAGATAGTTTCTGCACGTGACATCGTTTTTGCTCTTGCACACTCTGGTGTTTGCGCAGCTTTTAGTAGAG AGAAAAACGAGAGGATTTGTTTCATGAATGTTAGTCCTGATGAAGTCATTCGAAGCTTGTTCTATAATAAGAACAATGATTCACTCATCACAGTTTCGGTGTATGCTTCAGACAACTTCAGCTCTTTGAAATGCAGATCCACAAGGATTGA ATATATAAGGAGGGGACAGCCAGAAGCTGGTTTTTCTCTTTTCGAGTCTGAGTCTTTGAAGTGGCCTGGGTTTGTAGAGTTTGATGATGTTAATGGCAAGGTGCTGACATACTCAGCACAAGATAG TATATACAAGGTGTTTGATCTGAAAAACTATACCATGCTGTACTCTATATCAGACAAACATGTCCAAGAAATCAAAATCAG TCCAGGCATCATGCTGTTGATTTATAACAGAGCAAGTAGCCATGTTCCTCTGAAAATTCTGTCAATAGAAGATGGCACAGTTCTCAAAGACTTCAATCATCTACTTCATAGAAATAAGAAGGTGGACTTCATAGAACAGTTCAATGAAAAGCTTCTTGTCAAGCAAGAAAATGAGAATCTTCAGATTCTGGAT GTTCGAAATGCTGAGCTGATGGAAGTTAGCAGAACAGACTTCATAACTCCATCAGCATTTATCTTTCTGTATGAGAACCAGCTATTCCTGACATTCAGAAATCGATTGGTGTCTGTCTGGAACTTTCGTGGAGAGCTTGTCACTGCATTTGAGGATCACTTGTTATGGCATCCTGACTGCAATACCAATAACATTTATATAACAAGCGATCAGGATCTTATCATATCTTACTGCAAGGCCGATACTGATGATCATTGGTCGGAAGGAAATG CTGGATCTATTCATGTTAGCAATATCTTAACCGGAAAATGCCTGGCCAAAATAAATCCGAGCAATGGTGATCCCAAGGTCGATGACACAGAAGGCAACACTGGCTCCTCAAGGAAGCTAAGCAACTCATCTCTGGTGAGAAGCACAGTCGCTGAGGCTTTGGAAGACGTAACTGCTCTCTTCTATGATGAAGATCGCAATGAGATATATACCGGAAATAGGCATGGTCTTGTTCATGTGTGGTCAAACTGA